A single region of the Gossypium arboreum isolate Shixiya-1 chromosome 12, ASM2569848v2, whole genome shotgun sequence genome encodes:
- the LOC108478308 gene encoding uncharacterized protein LOC108478308, protein MNKPQTALMSFISVSFKFGLSPQTRLPCRKSFISRSSPGFLNIRAVQENGGPRRLVDIIRLVPDISRNYFRSPSRRALFGGISLLGGFYVAQTISLSFGALGVNDVIAAVICVLLTEYVTRFYYSRPKVTFPIALLNNFKMGFTYGLFIDAFKLAS, encoded by the coding sequence ATGAATAAACCACAAACAGCACTTATGAGTTTCATTTCTGTAAGCTTCAAATTCGGTTTGAGTCCTCAAACTAGACTTCCATGTAGAAAGTCTTTTATTTCACGATCATCACCCGGGTTTCTTAACATCCGAGCCGTGCAAGAGAATGGGGGTCCTCGAAGATTGGTTGACATCATAAGGCTTGTACCAGATATTTCTAGGAACTACTTTCGAAGTCCTTCTCGAAGGGCACTTTTTGGTGGAATCTCCTTGTTGGGAGGTTTTTATGTTGCACAAACAATCTCTTTGTCCTTTGGAGCTTTAGGAGTAAACGATGTGATCGCAGCGGTAATATGCGTGCTACTGACGGAGTATGTAACAAGGTTTTATTACAGCCGTCCAAAGGTAACATTCCCCATTGCTCTTCTCAACAATTTCAAGATGGGTTTCACCTATGGACTTTTCATTGATGCTTTTAAGCTTGCCAGTTGA